In Nicotiana tabacum cultivar K326 chromosome 21, ASM71507v2, whole genome shotgun sequence, one DNA window encodes the following:
- the LOC107788880 gene encoding eukaryotic translation initiation factor 5A-1/2-like: protein MSDEEHHFESKADAGASKTYPQQAGTIRKNGYIVIKGRPCKVVEVSTSKTGKHGHAKCHFVAIDIFNGKKLEDIVPSSHNCDVPHVNRTDYQLIDISEDGFVSLLTENGNTKDDLRLPTDENLLNQVKGGFEEGKDLVLSVMSAMGEEQIAAVKDIGTKN, encoded by the exons aTGTCTGATGAAGAACACCATTTTGAGTCAAAAGCAGATGCTGGTGCCTCTAAAACTTACCCTCAACAAGCTGGTACCATTCGCAAAAATGGTTATATAGTTATTAAAGGCAGACCTTGCAAG GTTGTTGAGGTCTCCACTTCAAAAACTGGCAAGCACGGACATGCAAAATGTCACTTTGTGGCAATTGATATTTTCAATGGAAAGAAGCTTGAAGATATTGTTCCTTCCTCCCACAACTGTGAT GTGCCCCATGTTAATCGTACCGACTATCAGCTGATTGACATCTCTGAAGATGGTTTT GTGTCTCTTCTTACTGAAAATGGAAACACCAAAGATGACCTCAGGCTTCCCACCGATGAAAACCTGCTGAACCAG GTTAAAGGTGGATTTGAGGAAGGAAAGGATCTTGTGTTGTCTGTGATGTCTGCAATGGGTGAAGAGCAGATTGCTGCTGTGAAGGACATTGGTACCAAGAACTAA
- the LOC107788881 gene encoding uncharacterized protein LOC107788881, whose product MSGASRVRSMNAADSEARPVLGLAGNKALRSPGSRKSVSKPTRKAVKSKEEVEMEDKNGHQPSPSLHSFDVPSILRRQESLYSNLSLSASCSSDASTDSFHSSASTGRIYRMSSTSSRRKQLASKSKRIVSDDISDSSIDGLQSKKKCGWVTPNTDPSYADFHDEEWGVPVHDDKKLFELLVLCGALAELSWPSILCKRHIFREVFTDFDPIVAAKLNEKKILAPGSTACSLLSELKLRAIIENARQMSKVIDEFGSFDKYIWSFVNNKPIVSGFRYPRQVPVKTAKADLISKDLIRRGFRGVGPTVVYSFMQVAGITNDHLISCFRFHDCVESAEAKEKDSNKDETEAIKVDEAIEAEICRSIDDLSFSSE is encoded by the exons ATGTCAGGGGCTTCAAGGGTAAGGTCGATGAATGCAGCTGATTCAGAAGCAAGGCCAGTTCTTGGACTTGCTGGGAATAAGGCACTGAGGTCACCTGGTTCAAGAAAATCTGTTTCGAAACCTACGAGAAAGGCAGTGAAGTCAAAAGAGGAGGTTGAGATGGAGGATAAGAATGGTCACCAACCATCGCCTTCATTGCATTCCTTTGATGTTCCTTCAATACTTCGGCGACAGGAGTCATTATATTCCAACCTGTCGCTCAGTGCTTCGTGTTCTTCTGATGCCTCGACGGATTCATTTCATAGTAGTGCTTCAACTGGTAGGATATATAGAATGAGTAGTACCTCAAGTAGAAGGAAGCAGTTGGCGTCGAAGTCCAAAAGGATTGTTTCGGATGATATATCAGACTCTTCAATTGACGGTTTGCAATCCAAGAAAAAATGTGGCTGGGTGACACCTAATACAG ATCCGTCTTATGCTGATTTCCATGATGAAGAATGGGGAGTTCCCGTCCATGACGACAA GAAACTATTTGAGCTCCTTGTTCTTTGCGGGGCATTGGCTGAACTCTCATGGCCTTCCATTCTTTGCAAAAGGCACATATTCAG AGAAGTATTCACAGATTTTGATCCCATAGTAGCGGCCAAgttaaatgaaaagaagattttAGCTCCTGGAAGTACAGCATGCTCACTATTATCAGAACTTAAACTCCGAGCCATAATTGAAAATGCCCGTCAAATGTCGAAG GTTATAGATGAATTTGGATCATTTGACAAGTATATCTGGAGCTTTGTGAACAACAAGCCAATAGTAAGCGGATTTAGATATCCTCGTCAGGTGCCAGTGAAGACGGCCAAAGCGGATTTGATTAGCAAAGATCTAATAAGGAGAGGTTTTCGGGGCGTGGGACCTACTGTGGTCTACTCTTTCATGCAGGTTGCTGGTATTACAAATGACCATCTTATTAGTTGCTTCAGATTTCACGACTGTGTCGAATCTGCTGAAGCTAAAGAGAAGGattcaaacaaagatgaaactGAAGCAATAAAAGTCGATGAAGCCATTGAAGCAGAGATATGTAGATCTATCGACGACTTGAGTTTCTCCTCTGAGTGA